GCACCGCCGAGGCCTCCCGCCCCGCCGGCCCCGCCGGTTCCACCGTCGCCGCCGACACCCGTGTCGCCGCCGCCGGGCATGCCGCTGCCGCCATCCCCGCCGGCGCCGCCGTGGCCGCCCGCCCCGCCCGTGCCGCCGTTGCCGGCGGCCCCGCCCGCGATCGCGGCCCCGCCGACGCCGCCCTGCCCACCGGCGCCCCCCGCGGTGCCGGCGGTGCCGTCGATGCCGGTGCCCGCGCCGCCGCTTGTGCCGTTCAGGCCGTTCCCCCCGGTTCCTCCGGCGCCGCCCGTGCCGCCGGTGCCCGCGCCGCCCGACTGGCCGCCGAAGCTGAAGAATTGGCCAGCGCCGCCGGCCCCGCCGGCGCCTGCGATGCCGCCGGTTCCTCCGGTGCCGCCGACGCCAGCGGGCGAACCGGCGGAGGCGTCGCCGCCCGCCCCGCCGACGCCGCCGGTGCCGCCGTGTCCGCCGTGACCGCCTGTCCCGCCGTGACCGAACAGCAACGGGCCTCGGCCGCCGGCGCCGCCGGCGCCGCCGTTGCCGCCCAGGCCGCCGGTGCCGCCGACATCGCCGGCGGCGGGTGTCCCGGCCCCCCCGGCGCCGCCGTGGCCGCCGTTGCCGCCGGCGCCGCCGCTGGTGAACAACCCACCGGCCCCGCCGGTCCCGCCGGCCCCGCCGTTGCCGCCGGTGCCGGCGCCTGCGCTCCCGGCGGCGCCGGCACCGCCGGCCCCGCCGTTACCGCCGTTACCGAAAATTTGGTCGCCGGCCCCGCCGTTGCCGCCGTTGCCGCCGCCGATGCCGCCAGCTCCACCGTCGCCGCCGCCGCCTAGCAGCCAACCGCCGTTCCCGCCGTTGCCGCCGGTGCCACCGCCGGTGCCGCCGGCGCCCCCGTCGCCGCCCTTGCCGAACAGCAGCCCGCCGGCGCCGCCGTTGCCGCCGTGAGCTCCGCCGCTGCCGCCGGTGCCACCGACTCCGCCGCTGCCCCACAGACCGGCCGGCCCGCCGTTGCCGCCGGCCTGACCCGGAGCCCCGGGCGCACCGTTGCCGCCGTTGCCGACCAGCAGCCCGCCGGCCCCGCCGTTGCCTCCGGGCGTGGTCGCGTTGGCACCGTTGCCAATCAGCGGACGCCCGAACAGCGCCTCGGCGGGCGCGTTGAATGCGTTCAGCGCAAGGTTCACCGGGTTGCCCACCGCGAGCGCGTTGGCCGCTTCGGTGGTGGCATACGAATTCGCGGCGGCCGCCAAGGCCTGGACAAGTCGGTCGTGAAACGCCGCGGCCTGCCCGGCCACCGCCTGATACCCCCGGGCGTGGGCACCGAACACCGCCGCAATTGCCGCCGACACCTCGTCGGCCGCTGCGGCCAGGGGTGCGGTGGTGGGTGCGGCGGCCGCGGCGTTCGCGGCGCTGATCGCCGAACCAATGTCGGCCAAATCCGAAGCCGCCGCCACGACGACCTCCGGCGCCACGTTCACAAACGACATCGCCGTTCCTTCCGCTACGAATGAATGACCGAAGGCCGCCGGCCCCGAAGTGCGATGTTTTAGTCGCCGGCACGAACAAACACGCGGTGTGAAGGGGCCCTGATCAGTGCGCTTCCGGTTACCAGGCAACGTTATTCAGCACACATTTCGGGGTCTAGCAGAAGGTTACGAAGAAACCTTTGTGCAATCCGCAATGATCGGCTTTCATGAAATGCCCTGCGAGACATCGCCGTGATGGCCACCGGTGCCGAGTGGGCTCGGTTGGGCAAGAGTGACCGGAGCACCCGCCACGAAAGCTTTCGGGGGACGCAAGAGTCTATTCGCAACCTTCTACTAGACGCCGAAATGTGTGCTGAATAACGTTGCCGTGTAACGAGAAGCGTCTTGATTACGCCGGCTCCACCCAGCGTGTTGTGAATGCCACTGCGAACGAGTTCGCGCTTCGAGCGGATAAACAGCGGATAAACCTCGCCTTGGTTTCGCCTCCGGGTTCGCCATGGTGGCCGGTTGAGGAGAAGATGATGGATTTTGCGTGGTTGCCGCCGGAGATCAATTCGGCGTTGATATTTGGTGGTGCAGGGTCGCGCCCGTTGCACGTGGCTGCGGCCGGGTGGGATGGCCTGGCAACGGATTTGGCGGCGTCGGCGTCGTCATTCGATTCGGTGATCTCGGGCCTAACCAGCGGGCCGGTCGGGTCGTGGGCGGGTCCGGCATCGGTCGCGATGGCGGCGGCGGCGGCGCCGTATGTGGGTTGGTTGAGGGCGGCGGCGTCGCAGGCGGCGTTGGCGGCCGGTCAGGCCCGGGCGGCGGCGACGGCGTTTGAGACGGCGTTGGTGGCCACGGTGCATCCGGCGGCGGTGACGGCGAATCGGGTGTCGTTGGTGTCGTTGATCGCGACGAATTTCCTGGGTCAGAACACGCCGGCCATTGCGGCCACGGAGTTCGAGTACATCGAGATGTGGGCTCAGGATGTGGCCGCGATGCTGGGGTATCAGGCCACCATGACCTCGGTGGCGTCGTTGCTGACGCCGTTCAGTGCGCCGCCGAGTGGTTTGACGGGGTTGGCAACCCAGGTTGCCTCGATGGCGCAAACGGCCGCCCCGCAGGTCTTGTCGGCGGTGCAGTCGTTGCCGGTGGGGACGGCGGTGGACGCGGCGCAGAAGATGGCGAGTCCGCTGGGCATGGCGATGTCTCCGTTGATGAGTATGTTGACCAGCGGCATGCGGACCGGGGCGACCAGCGGCACCGGGTTGGCCGGCGGCGCGGCGGCGGAGGGCGCCGCCAAGTTCGTGGGTGGGGCCGGCAATCCGGCGATCAAGGGGTTGGGCGGCGGGGCCGGGTTGGGTGCGGCGTCGGCGGGTCTTGGGCAGGCGCGGATGGTGGGGTCGATGTCGGTGCCGCCGACCTGGCAGGGGTCGATGCCCAAGGCGATGGCGTCGTCGGCGATGTCGGGGTTGGGTGCGATGAATCCCGCGGCGATGGCGCAGGCGGCCGGTGCTGGCGGGATGCCGATGATGCCGATGCCGATGGGCATGGGTGGGGCCGGTGCCGGGATGCCCGCGGGGATGATGGGCCGCGGTGGGGCCAATCCGCATGTCGTGCAGGCGCGGCCCAGCGTGATTCCGCGAACCGGGGTCGGATAGGGGTGATTGGTACCAGGTTTCAGTCTCGGGAATTCATCGTTCGAGGAAAGGAAAAGTGTGGTGGCTGCTCGGTTTATGACCGATCCGCACGCGATGCGGGCGATGGCTGGCCGGTTTGAGGTGCATGCGCAGACGGTTGAGGATGAGGCGCGGCGGATGTGGGCGTCGTCGCAGAACATTTCGGGTGCCGGCTGGAGTGGGCTGGCGCAGGCGACGTCGTTGGACACGATGAGCCAGATGAATCAGGCGTTTCGCAACATTGTGAACATGCTGCATGGGGTGCGGGACGGGTTGATCCGCGACGCGAATAACTATGAGCAGCAAGAGCAGGCTTCGCAGCAGGTCTTGAGCAGCTGAAAGGACGTTGGTGATGACGATTAATTACCAGTTTGGTGATGTGGATGCCCATGGGGCCACGATTCGGGCTCAGGCGGCGTCGTTGGAGGCGCAGCATCAGGCGATCGTGCGTGATGTGTTGGCGGCCGGGGATTTCTGGGGTGGTGCCGGGTCGGTGGCCTGCCAGGAGTTCATCACCGGGTTGGGCCGTAATTTCCAGGTGATCTACGAGCAGGCCAATGCTCATGGGCAGAAGATACAAGCCGCAGGCAGCAACATGGCCAGCACCGATTCCGCGGTCGGGTCCGGCTGGGCCTAGCCCGGCGACGGCGAGCGCGGGAACGGCGCAAGTAAGGAGCCGGGCCATCCAGCCCTCGCCCCGTCACGGCCTGCGGCCACCAGAGCCCAAGCGCAGGGGCAAACATGACGACGCGCGATCTCACGGCAGCGAATTTCCTGGAGACCATCAACGGCAATGAGATTGTGCTCGTTTATGTTTGGTCGACTTTCTGCCCGGCATGCCTCGAGTTCACACCGACGTACGAGGACTCGTCCACCAAGCACCCCGACATCGTGCACGGAAAGGTCGACTTCGAGATCGAGAAGGAGCTGGTGACCGCCGCCAAGGTCCGGTTCATGCCGGTGCTGATGGCGTTCAAGAATGGCGCGCTGGTGTTCAAGCAAGGCGGCATCGCCCGACCCGCGGTCTTGGAGGAGCTGATCCGCCAGCTTAGGGTCTACGACATCGATTCCGCTGCGGTTGGCGGGGGCACCCACGCCTGATCCAGCACCCACTCGAAAGGTGATGGCGCAGAACACGATCCGTGATCATCGGATCTCGGTCATGTGGCGCCGCAGCCGGGGAAGGCTCCAGTGCCGCCATGTCGTATCCAGCGCTGCGGCCAGCAGGCGGCCGGGCATCCAGGGTGGGGTGTCGAAGGCGATGAGATAGTCCAGCCGCGTCCCGCCGTCGCGGCCGGCGGTGAGTTCGATGCGGCCGAGGTGATTGCGGATTGGGCCGCGGACGGTGCGGTATTCGATCAGGCGCGGTGGTCGGTAGGTGACGATTTCTTCTTGGATAGGCCAGATCCCGAACACGCGCTGCGCCCGGACCGAGCGCAGACCGTCGGGTTCGGCGGGGTCGACGCCGTCGCGCACGCGCCGCTGGCGCACCGGCCACAGCGTCGACCAGCGGTGGCCGAGGACCTCGAAGATTTGCTGGGCTGGTGCCGCGAGTTCGACGGTGTAGTGCAGCCGATGACGCTGCGCCGCGTCGGCCGTGTCGGGGGTTGGCGGTGTGAGCTGGCCGGCCCGGGTGGCGAGCCAGTCACGCAGAAAGGGAAACACGTCCGTGGTGGCGACGGGATGCAGCAGCGGTGTCTCGTGCGTGTGGTTGCGTGCGAATCCGTGGCGGCGCGCGGCCGCCTGTACCCGCCGGTCGGTGCTGGCGAACGGCCGGGCGAGCCGGTCGCATCGGGCGGCGGGGGCGATGACGTCGCGGGGAGCGGTGAATACGAGGAGCGGCAAGTCGACCGCACTGAGCGCGGCCGATAGCTGGCCCCGGGCGCGCTCCGCGGCGCCCCAGGAGATCGCGTCTTCGAGGGCGGCGACCGGCTCGTCTTCCGGGCCGAGCCGCAACCGCCGCGCCGGGAACACACCACCCCACCTGCGAGCCCGCACCGTCGCGGTGACGATCGGATTGGCCAGCAATGGGATATCGACGGCGGAGTTGATGAGCACCAGCCCCGCGATCTGCGTTTGCTGCATGGTCTCGGCGGCTGCGCGGGCGAGGGCCACACCGCCGAAGGAATGCCCGACCCAAAACGCCGGGCAGCCCGTCTCTGCCGCGACAAGCTCCTGGACTGCGGGCAGGTCGACCCGGACCAGCTCCTGCCAGCCCGCGCGGGCCCCGTCCGACAGTGCCACCCCGCCGGTTCCGCGCCGCTCGACGATCCAGGCATCGAAACCGTTGTCGGCCAACATCTCGGCCAGCCCGCCCCCGCCGGGCCACAGATACAGCCGGCGGTTATCGAACATCCCGGGAACCATGACGACCGGCACCCCGCGACCCGAGCCGCCGTCGCCGACCCGCGTGACACGGAAGCGCCCTCCGTCCGGGACGGTCACCACCGTCTCGTGCAGGCGCTGGCGCGCGCGCTCTTCGCCCCTCCACGCGGTGGGGGTGGGATATTCCGTCATCGCTCCCTCGCTAGTGAAGTGTCCGGCCTGAGAAGCTTCCGTTGCCGGAAAAGTGAGTGCTTGCATGGCGCTTGGCATTTCAGGCAGCGCGCTTCGGCGCCTCCTGCCGTGTCCACGGTACGCGCGGTGGTGGTGGACCCAAAACCCCTTGCGACAGCGAGCTTGTCGGTCTTCGGCGAGAATCACCAAACTTTCATGGCGCGCAACACTTTGTTCGCAACCTTCTGCTAGACGCCGGTGCGTGGGCTGCATAGCGTCTCCTAGTAACCGGAGCTAGTTCGACTCCCCGCACCGTTGGTGCTCATGTCGCTGGCGCGGACCTCTTCAGCTCGGGCATGGCCCGCTGAAACCTTAGGGGTGTCATGAATTTTTCGGTGTTGCCGCCGGAGGTCAATTCGGCGTTGATGTTCGCCGGGGCCGGCTCGGGGCCGATGCTCGCGGCCGCGGACGCTTGGGACGGACTGGCCGGCGACCTGCAGTCGGCGGCAAGGGGCTTTTCCTCGGTGACCTCCGGTCTGGCGGATCAGTTCTGGCAGGGCTCGGCGGCGCGGGCGATGACCGGCGTGGCGGAGTCGTATGCTGCCTGGCTGAACGGCGCGGCGACGCAAGCTGAGCAGGTATCGCGTCAAGCCAAAGCCGTGGCCGCGGTGTTTGACGCGGCGCGTGCCGCCACGGTTCATCCATCGGTGGTGGTGGCCAATCGGTCTGACCTGGTGTCGTTGGTGGCCTCGAATCTGTTCGGTCAAAACGCGCCGGCGATCGCCGCCGCCGAGGCCACGTATGAACAGATGTGGGCCCAGGACGTCGCCGCCATGTCCGGTTATTACGCCGAGGCGTCGGCGGCAGTCGCGTCACTGGCACCGTGGGGGGCTGCGTCACAAGGCATCTACATATACGTCCCGTTCCTCGACGGCACCATCAACCTGACCCTCGGCAACATCGGCGCCCTCAACGTGGGCCTCGGCAACATCGGCAACCTGAACCTGGGCAGCGGCAACTCCGGCAGCTACAACCTGGGCACCGGCAACTTCGGCAATCTCAACCTGGGCAGCGGAAATGGAAGCTCGGGGCGGGGACTATCGGGGGCCCAACTCCCGGGA
This is a stretch of genomic DNA from Mycobacterium lacus. It encodes these proteins:
- a CDS encoding WXG100 family type VII secretion target, encoding MAARFMTDPHAMRAMAGRFEVHAQTVEDEARRMWASSQNISGAGWSGLAQATSLDTMSQMNQAFRNIVNMLHGVRDGLIRDANNYEQQEQASQQVLSS
- a CDS encoding alpha/beta fold hydrolase gives rise to the protein MTEYPTPTAWRGEERARQRLHETVVTVPDGGRFRVTRVGDGGSGRGVPVVMVPGMFDNRRLYLWPGGGGLAEMLADNGFDAWIVERRGTGGVALSDGARAGWQELVRVDLPAVQELVAAETGCPAFWVGHSFGGVALARAAAETMQQTQIAGLVLINSAVDIPLLANPIVTATVRARRWGGVFPARRLRLGPEDEPVAALEDAISWGAAERARGQLSAALSAVDLPLLVFTAPRDVIAPAARCDRLARPFASTDRRVQAAARRHGFARNHTHETPLLHPVATTDVFPFLRDWLATRAGQLTPPTPDTADAAQRHRLHYTVELAAPAQQIFEVLGHRWSTLWPVRQRRVRDGVDPAEPDGLRSVRAQRVFGIWPIQEEIVTYRPPRLIEYRTVRGPIRNHLGRIELTAGRDGGTRLDYLIAFDTPPWMPGRLLAAALDTTWRHWSLPRLRRHMTEIR
- a CDS encoding thioredoxin family protein → MTTRDLTAANFLETINGNEIVLVYVWSTFCPACLEFTPTYEDSSTKHPDIVHGKVDFEIEKELVTAAKVRFMPVLMAFKNGALVFKQGGIARPAVLEELIRQLRVYDIDSAAVGGGTHA
- a CDS encoding WXG100 family type VII secretion target, which codes for MTINYQFGDVDAHGATIRAQAASLEAQHQAIVRDVLAAGDFWGGAGSVACQEFITGLGRNFQVIYEQANAHGQKIQAAGSNMASTDSAVGSGWA
- a CDS encoding PPE family protein; translation: MMDFAWLPPEINSALIFGGAGSRPLHVAAAGWDGLATDLAASASSFDSVISGLTSGPVGSWAGPASVAMAAAAAPYVGWLRAAASQAALAAGQARAAATAFETALVATVHPAAVTANRVSLVSLIATNFLGQNTPAIAATEFEYIEMWAQDVAAMLGYQATMTSVASLLTPFSAPPSGLTGLATQVASMAQTAAPQVLSAVQSLPVGTAVDAAQKMASPLGMAMSPLMSMLTSGMRTGATSGTGLAGGAAAEGAAKFVGGAGNPAIKGLGGGAGLGAASAGLGQARMVGSMSVPPTWQGSMPKAMASSAMSGLGAMNPAAMAQAAGAGGMPMMPMPMGMGGAGAGMPAGMMGRGGANPHVVQARPSVIPRTGVG